The Paenibacillus spongiae nucleotide sequence GATACGGATGTGGAAGTATTAAAGCCGCTGGACGTTTTTCTTCATCATGAAGCTTTCTCCGGCTTCGAAGATGATAAGCACGTGCCTACCGGGCTTATGGCATCCATCAAGGGGCATATATGGATTAAAGAGCTGCTGGAATACTATTCGGATAAAACGTTTATTCAGCCGGATGGGGCGTTTGATATGACAACCAATACAAGCATTATTACGAATCACTGCGCAGCGAACGGCTTCATACCGAACGGACAATATCAGGAGCTTCATAACGGAGTCGTATTTTATCCGAGAACAACCTTTTGCCCCTATGATTACATCAATGGTGCGAATTATATAACAGATGAAAGTTATGCCATTCATCATTTCGCTAAGTCTTGGCTGCCTGCCCATGTCCGCTACCGGAGCGAAGTGAAGCGAATGCTGAGCCGGTTCGTAGGGCCGAAGATGATCGCCAAGCTCCGTGACGCGGTCAAGATGAGAGGCTAAGAAAGGAAGTTGACGTTGAAGAAACGGTTGTTGTTCGTTACCCAATATCTTCACACTGGCGGCGCCGAGAAAAGTCTTCTGACCTTGCTCTCCGAGTTGAATTACGATAAATACGAGGTCGACTTACTTTTGTTCGACCATAGTGGAGCGCTCTTCGAGCAGGTGCCGCCTATGGTTAATATCCTTCCGCCATTGTTCGATACGTTCAC carries:
- a CDS encoding glycosyltransferase family 32 protein codes for the protein MEKIPRIIHYIWFGRGEKSPKIKKCMKSWQRHLGDYQFIEWNEDNFDVNSNSYVKQAYEARKFAFVSDYVRLYALYHHGGIYMDTDVEVLKPLDVFLHHEAFSGFEDDKHVPTGLMASIKGHIWIKELLEYYSDKTFIQPDGAFDMTTNTSIITNHCAANGFIPNGQYQELHNGVVFYPRTTFCPYDYINGANYITDESYAIHHFAKSWLPAHVRYRSEVKRMLSRFVGPKMIAKLRDAVKMRG